A window of Bacillota bacterium genomic DNA:
CTTTCGGCTGGCTGGAAGGTCATCATTGGACACGAGGGGGTGAGTCGAGTGGCGGAGTACCTGCGGATCGGGCAGCTCGCCTCGCGGCTGGGCGTGAACCCCAAAACCATAAGGTACTACGAGCAACTCGGCATCGTGAGCCCAAAACGCGGTGAGAACGGCTACAGGCTCTTCTCGCCTGATGATGCAGCCGAGCTCCGCTTCGTGCTTCGAGCCAAGGACCTCGGGCTGACCTTGAGCGAGATCAAAGGCCTTCTGGAATATGCGCGCTCCGGGCGTTGCGAAACGGTCAGGTCGGGATTGCGGGGACTGGTGCTGCAAAAGATCGCCGGGATTGAAGCCAGGATAGGGGAGCTAACCTCTTTGAGAAAGGAACTGGAGTCCTGGTTGCAGACTGACCAGGGAGCGTTGGCGGATCGTCCGTCTCCCGCTGGGGAATGTGTTTGCGTTCAAGCCCTGGCAACTTGTGCACCCGCAGAATCATAGTACGGTGTTCTTCGGTGAAGTGAAGAACCTCCCGGTTGACCACCACATACCAGACCCTGCGTACGGGAAGGTTGATATGTCTGTCCTTGACCCGGTTATCTATGCCCCGCTGCACTACTATGCGGTAGGCCGCCGCATCGCCTCCGTAGGAGGCTCCAGGCCGGTTTTCCCCGTAGGCGGTGACAGCCGACGCGCTGAAGGTCCGGGTTGCCAAGTTGGGACCGGAGGTGCTTCCTAGTAGAGCAGCAGTTGGCCTCGGAAGATGGTTATCGCTTGGCCCCCGATCTTCACAGCCTCGATCACCCCGTGTGAGGTCACCACCTCTACATGTACCCTCCCCGGGCGCCCCACGGCATGGCCCTGTTCGGCGACCAGGGTGGAGCTGTCAACCAGGCCATAGTGCACCAGGTAGGCTCCCATCGCCCCACTGGCCGATCCCGTCACCGGGTCTTCGTTGACCCCAGCGGCAGGGGCGAAGTGGCGGGCGACCGCACGGGGTTGCCGAGTATGGTCGATAAGAGCGAAGACGTGGACGCTGAAGAAATCGCTCCGCTCCGTCAGTTCCACGAGGCGATCGAAGTCGGGATGCATCTCCTCCAGCGTAGCGGCATCGTGTAGCCGGACCATCAGTTGGGGGGTGCCGGTGTTCACTGTCTGGATGGGCTCAATGATGTGAGCGGGGGCAAGGTTAAGAGCCGCAGCGACCGGCTCGCGAGGATAGGTCCTAAGAAACTCCGGTCGTTGTTGCGTCAAGACGATGAAGGGTGCTCCATCCGGCACTGTACGGATCTCGACAGGAAGTACCCCCA
This region includes:
- a CDS encoding MerR family transcriptional regulator — protein: MAEYLRIGQLASRLGVNPKTIRYYEQLGIVSPKRGENGYRLFSPDDAAELRFVLRAKDLGLTLSEIKGLLEYARSGRCETVRSGLRGLVLQKIAGIEARIGELTSLRKELESWLQTDQGALADRPSPAGECVCVQALATCAPAES
- a CDS encoding PhzF family phenazine biosynthesis protein, translating into MRTFPILQVDAFTEAAFCGNPAAIVLDAQGLSNEQMQAIAQEMNLSETAFVLPSDVADFRLRFFTPRKEIPMAGHPTIATVHALIEDGRISLTAAHTRVTLQLNVGVLPVEIRTVPDGAPFIVLTQQRPEFLRTYPREPVAAALNLAPAHIIEPIQTVNTGTPQLMVRLHDAATLEEMHPDFDRLVELTERSDFFSVHVFALIDHTRQPRAVARHFAPAAGVNEDPVTGSASGAMGAYLVHYGLVDSSTLVAEQGHAVGRPGRVHVEVVTSHGVIEAVKIGGQAITIFRGQLLLY